From the genome of Persephonella atlantica:
CCACCCATTGGGTCATTTTCTCTATAACCGTAAACCCATTCTCTATTTTCATAGCATTTATCACTTGTAACATTTATTACAATCCTGACACTTTCAGTTTCTTTTACAGCTTCAAAAACATTCAGCGTTCCTATTACATTTGTTTCATAAGTTTCTTTAGGGTTTATGTAAGAGTATCTTACAAGGGGCTGAGCTGCCATGTGTATAACTATGTCTGGTTGATATTTTCTGAAAACTTCTTTTAGTTTCTTTCCGTCTCTAATGTCCCCAATAATATGCACAATTTCTTTCTCAAGCTGAAGTGTTTCAAATAAACTTGGATTTGTTGGAGGTTCTAAGGAATAACCTATTACTTCTGCTCCGAGTTGTTTGAGCCATAGAGTTAACCATGAGCCTTTAAATCCTGTATGACCTGTTATTAAAACTTTTTTTTCCTCGTATATGTTGTTAAAAAGTTCTTTCATTTAGGTTTCTCCTGTACCATTCGATGGTTCTTTTTAATCCTTCTTCTAATGAATATTTTGGCTTCCAGTTAAAATCTTTTATTATTTTAGAGATATCTGCCTGAGAAAACATTATTTCATTCTTCCTGTAAGGTAATGCCCCAAAATTTAAATATGTTTGGGTATTTCCAGTCAATTTTTTCAGATTTAAAACAATGTCTTTTATTTTTACTGCTTTTCCTGTTCCAAGTTCATATTCGTGAAATCCAGTATCAAATTTATCTAATGAATTTATTAGAATCGAATAAAAATCTTTTACATCCTCTATATAAATAAAATCCCTTTTTTGCTCTCCAGCAGTTAGTTTCATTTCTTTTACATTATTTAACAGCTGATTAATTAGCCATGTTATGAATTTGGTTGAGTCATCTTTTTCCCCAAAAAAATGTTCTAATCTCACATTAATTGCTGTAATATTTTTTGAGAGAAAATCTAACCATTCTTTGAATTGGTTTTTTGAAAGTGAATAATAATTAAGATATTTAGGCAGTGAAGTATCGGTGTTTATGAAAAATCTGATATTATTCTCTATTGCCAGTTCAAGAATTTTTAAAGGAAAAATAAAATTCGCTTCTGCAATTTCTGAAATTTTTTCTTTTTTTCGGCCGTATAAAGTAGCAGTGTGAACGACTACATCTATTTTATTTTCTTCAAATACTTTCTCTAAGGATATCTTATCTATATCATAAAAATATAAATTTTTTATTATATGTTTTATTCTCCATATATTGGAAAAACTCCTTTTTAGAATTATAACTTTGTGCCCATCATTTAAAAATTTCTCTGTAAGATGACTACCTAAAAAACCAGTAGCTCCTGTGATCAATATGGTTTTCATTGGTTAATCTTCCCAAACCTTCCAGGGAGGATTTCCAGACTGCCATAATGCTTCCAATTCTCTCTTATCCCTTAAAGTATCCATTGGTTTCCAGAAACCTGTATGTTTATATGCCACAAGTTGTCCATCTTTTGCAAGATTTTCTAAAGGATCCCTTTCCCAGATAGTTTCATCACTTTTTATATAATCAAAAATCTGAGGTTCAAGGACAAAGAAACCTCCATTTATCCATGCTCCATCGCCCTTAGGTTTTTCTTTAAAGGCTTTTACTTGATTACTTTCAAGATCCAATGCTCCAAATCTACCAGAAGGCTGGACGGCAGTTAAAGTAGCATATTTTCCATGTTTTTTATGAAACTCTAAAAGCTCTTTTATATTGATATCTCCAACTCCATCTCCATAAGTAAGCATAAATGTTTTATTGCCTACATAATCTTTAACTCTTTTTATCCTACCACCTGTCATAGTATTAAGACCTGTATCTACTAATGTTACTTTCCATGGTTCTGCTTTTACATTATGGACTTCAATCTGATTATCTTTTAAATCTATAGTTACATCTGACATATGAAGAAAATAGTTAGCAAAATATTCTTTGATAACATATCCTTTGTATCCAAGACAGATTATAAAATCGTTAAACCCATAAGTAGAGTAAATTTTCATTATATGCCATAGAATTGGTTTCCCACCAATTTCTACCATAGGTTTTGGCTTAATATCAGTTTCTTCGCTGAGTCTTGTTCCAAAACCACCTGCTAATATTACTACTTTCATTTTAAACCTCTTTTTTTAATTTTCCCCAAAAATATCTCTTGTATAAACCTTTTCTTTCATATCCTCTAGTTCAGATGAAAATCTATTTACAATTATCAAATCAACTTTTTGTTTAAATATATTTATATCTTTCTCTACAGGTAGATCCATAAATTTATCTTCTTTTATTAAAGGTTCGTATATTATAATGTTTGTATTTCTTGCTTTTAAATGTTCTATTATATCAATTATTGCCGCTGAACGGTGGTTGTCTGAACCTGCTTTCATACTTAGCCTATATATTCCAACAAGTTTAGGATTTCTTTTTAGTATCTGTTCTGCTATGTAATATTTTCTTGCTAAGTTAGATTCTATAGTTGCTTTTATTAAATATGTAGGAATGTTTTTTTCTTGATAGTTTGCAAGTAGCTGTTTTGTGTCTTTTGGAAGACAATATCCACCGTAGCCAAAAGATGGATTGTTATAGTGCATTCCTATTCTTGGATCTAAACATACGCCTTCTATAATTTCTTTTGTATTTAGGCCATGTGTTTCTGCAAAGGTATCAAGCTCATTGAAAAATGCAACTCTCATTGCAAGACATGTGTTTGCAAATAGTTTTATAGGCTCTGCTTCTATCGAACTTGTAAACAGCACAGGAATGTCTTTTTTCTTTGCCCCTTGAAGTAAGAGTTTTGCAAACAGTTTTGCTTTTTCTGATTTATCTCCAACAACTATTTTAGATGGATAAAGATTATCGTGGAGAGCTTTTCCTTCTCTTAAAAACTCTGGTGAAAAGATTATGTTCTTTACTCCAAATCTCTGTTTTACACTTTCCGTATATCCAATAGGGATTGTAGATTTTATAACTATTGTTGTATTTGGATTTATCTCAAGGACTTCACTTATTACTGCTTCTACAGATTTTGTATTGAAATAGTTTGTTACAGGATCATAGTCAGTTGGAGTTGCGATTATTACAAAATCCGCATTTTCGTAAGCCTGTTTGGGATCAAGAGTAGCTCTCAGGTTTAAAGGTTTATTTGCAAGGTAATCTTCTATATCCTTATCTATAATTGGAGATTTTTTTTGATTTATAAGTTTTACCTTGTTTTCATCTATATCTTTTATTACAACCTCGTTGTGTTGGGCAAGGAGAATTGCATTAGAGAGTCCTACGTATCCTGCACCGGCTACTGCTATTTTCAGTTTTATTCCCCCTAAATCTCATAATTTTTTTTTGTTATTAATATAACATAAATCATTATTTTTGAGTAGTTTTAATTCAAAATCATCTATATCTAAATTTTCTAATAAATTTCTCTCTAAAATCTCTGTTGAAGCTTTTTTCAATCTATCCAAATGAAGATTAGCAACTTTTAAGTTTTCTTCTAAATAACTCACAATAAAACCCCAGTTCTTTTAGCTTCTTCAAAAATGGGTTTGTCTTTTTTATTTTTAAACTTACCACTAAATCCACTTTTCTTTCTATTTCTTTTCTTTCTAATATAGCTAAAAATTTAATCTCATCTTTAATTTATTTATAAAAGATATGTATCTATCCTCAACTGTTTTATAACTTCTTTTATTAAATCCATTTTTTTAAATATCTTATTTAGCGTGTTTGCAATTTTGAATAGTTCATCCTCATATTCATGTATAAGTATATTTCTCAGTTCCCTGAGTTCAAACCATTTTTCTTTATCTAATGCAATTCCATATTTTGATGCCATATTTATAACATCAATTATTGGCATATTTTCTACATTTTCACCTTTTAGATACAAATATGCTCTTATTAACTTTCCAAGGGTTTCCTGTAGTTTTGAGTATCTGTATATAATCTGGTCTAAAATTGGAACTAAATCATCATTCTCTAAGATGGTTTTGACACTTTCCTTATCTAAAGGTAGATATCCAAAGTTCCGTAGTTTTTTAAAGGCTTTTTCTAATCTTTCTAAATGTTTATTGACTTCTTTATAATAACTCTTATACCTTAAAATATGTGGTTCCATTTGTTAGATTAAAACTCCCGTTTTTTTTGCAATATTTAGTATATTACCTTTATCAAGTCCTTTTATAATAACATCTATTTTTTGCTCACCAATTTTGGTTTTTAACTTTACTAAAAATTTTAGCTTTTTTTCAAAGAGATTGTTTTTAACTTCTGGAATTACAAAAATATCTATATCTCCACCTCTTTTTGTTAGGTCTGCTTTACTGCCAAAAATGTAAACCCTTGTATTTTTACCAAAGATTTCCTTTGCTGTCTCTTTTATAATTCTTATCTCATATTCAGAAAGCCTTACATTTTTAATATTCCTTTTTTTCATCACTTTTACTTTATTTATCTATTAATACTCTCATATATTTCTTCTCTCTTCATTGGCTGAAATGCTTTAACTCTTTTGGGAACTATTTCATCTATTCTTTTTCTTTTTTTATATTTTTGAAGCAAAAACTCATAAAAGTCTAATAACTCTCTTCTTGCTTCTTCAGGAAGTTCGTTAAGATTAATAGTTTGCATCATTTGAACCTCCAATATGAAATAAGATATATTAATTATATTAGCATTTATTGTGTCTTTTATAACTCTTACTTCTTTTGCAGATAGTCTGACTTTTTTCTTATCAGTAGAGCTCATTTATTTTCTTCTTTTATGAGTTTTTCTAAGTTTAATCTTATACCATCAATAATTTCAAACTCGTAGTCGTAATCTACAGTTAACCAGGGTTTTTTAGCCTCTGCTATCTGGATTTTTTCATATTCTGTGAAAACCCATATGACTTTTTTTACGCCACTTTTAAGCAGTCTTTCGGTTTATGCTATGTAATACTCCTCACCTATCTCTGATAGGTCAGCCTTTGTGTCAACCTCTATCACCACTTCTGGGGGAATTTTAAGGTATGTGCCCTGTGGTTTTTTTAGTTTTTCTCTGCTAATTATAGCTATATCTAAATTTAGCCATTTTTTTGAGCGAGAAGGTGTGTAGAAGTATCCTACTTCCCCAACTAAAACTTTAAATTTGTTCAAGTTTAAATTTTTGTACAAAACCTGTAAAATCAAATCAATTATCCATACATGTAAATCACTGCTACCCATAATAGCCTCCGGTGGAAGTTCCCCGGACAACACTTTTTTATAGTCTCTGTAATAAATTTTTTTATTGTCTAAAATTTCATAAACCAGATAGTCTGGTATCTTTTTTCTTCCTTTTTTCTTTTTCTCTAAACTCTTTTGTGCAACTGCCATTTGAACACCCCTTTTAAATTAAAAAAAATCCCATAAATTTACTTTATGTCTATTTAGACAGGTTTACAATAGTTTTTATTTTTATATTGGTGTATTTTTGTCTTTACTTGCCAGTTGCCCACTGTATTAATATATCTGCAACTTCTGGTCTTGAGAACTCCTTAGGAGGTCTTTTTCCTTCTCTGAGCATTGCTCTAACTTTTGTTCCGCTAAGATGAATATGGTCTTCTTTTGGATGTGGGCATGTTCTACAGGTTTTACAGCCTCCAGTATAAAAATCCTTCTTTTAATGCTTTTTCTCTGCTGTATAGACCTTTTATGTCTATCAGAACTGGCTTGTCGCCGTTATTCATCAGCTCCTTATACTTTTTAAAGTCTATCTCCTCTATAAATGGTCTGTGTTTTACTGCTACTACTACTGCATCGTATGGTTTGTGTTTTTCTAAATTGTCTAACAGTTCTATACCATACTCTTCTTTCACTTCTTCCGGATAGGCATATGGGTCGTATATATAAACATTTATACCGTATTCTTTTAATTCGTTGTAAACATCTATAACTTTCGTGTTTCTTATGTCTGATATGTTCTCTTTGAATGTAAGTCCCAGTATTAAAACTTTGCTCCCCTTTACTGCTTTTCCTGCTTTTATAAGATTTTTTACTGTGTTTTCTGCGACAAATTTGCCCATATAGTCGTTTATTCTTCTTCCAGCTAAAATAACCTCAGGATGATGCCCTATAGCCTGTGCCTTGAAGGTTAAGTAATAAGGATCAACGCCGATACAATGCCCCCCCACAAGCCCCGGTTCAAATCTTAAAAAGTTCCATTTCGTAGAAGCTGCTTCTAAAACAGCCTTTGTGTCTATTCCCATTTTGTTAAAAATTACAGAAAGCTCGTTCATTAGGGCTATATTCAGGTCTCTCTGGGTATTTTCTATAACTTTGGCTGCCTCTGCTGTTTTTATGTCTGGTGCTTTGTGCACTCCTGCTGTTATTACGCTTCCGTAAAGCTGAGCTAAAAATTCTGTTATCTCTGGAGTATCTCCAGCTACAACCTTAACTATTTTGTCTATTGTGTGCTGTTTGTCTCCCGGGTTTACCCTCTCTGGAGAGTATCCAACATTAAAATCTTTTTTCCACTTTAAACCACTTTCCTGCTCTAATATTGGAACACATTCCTCTTCTGTTAAACCTGGATAAACTGTAGATTCGTAAACAACAATTGAACCTTTTTGCATATATCTGCCCACTGTTCTTGTAGCAGATTTTATCGGCCTCAGGTCTGGTATGTTGTGCTTATCTATAGGTGTTGGGACTGTTATTATTATCACTTTTGCCTGTGATATCTTCTCTGGATTGTCTGTAAACTCAACACTGCAGTTTTTCAGTTCCTGTGGTTCAACCTCCCTTGTCCTGTCATACCCTTCTTTTAGCTCTTTTATTCTCTCTGAGTTTATATCAAAACCTATAACATCATGCTTTTTATCCAATAAAACTGCCAGTGGCAGTCCTACATAACCAAGACCAATAACTGCTATTTTGTAATCCATCTAAATCTCCTGAGTTGATGTATGGAAATATTATTATAAACTCCCTCTGCTATTTATTCTATAAAATCAGATTTTCTGGGTAAGGTTCAGATTTTCTAAAATTTAGCTTCAGGTCACAGGTAATTTTCTGCTTTTGTCATTCTACTGTTACCGTTTTTGCTAAGTTTCTTGGCTGGTCAACGTCTTTTCCAAGGAGCGTGGCAATGTGGTAAGAGAGCATCTGAAGTGGAACAACAGTCAAAGCAGGATAAAGATAGTCTGAAGTTTTCGGAATGTATATAACCTCGTCAGAAAGCTCTTTTATCTGCCTGTCCCCTTCTGTTGCTACAGATATTACTTTTCCCTTTCTTGCCTTTACTTCCTGAAGGTTTGAGAGCATCTTTTCGTAGTTTCTGTCCTGTGGAATAACGCACACAACGGGCATTTTTTCATCAATCAGAGCAATAGGACCATGTTTCATCTCCCCTGCTGGATAGCCTTCTGCATGGATGTATGATATTTCTTTGAGCTTTAAAGCTCCCTCTAATGCTATCGGATAGTTTATATTCCTGCCTAAAAACAAAAAGTCTGAAGCATTCATGTATCTGTATGCTATCTCTTTAATTTCTTCATCTTTCTGTAGCAGCTGCTCTATTTTTGAAGGCAGGTGCAGAAGCTCTTCGTGTATCTTCTCGTAATCTGTATAGGTTGTGGTTCCCTTTTTTATACCTGTCTCTAATGCAAGCAGCAGCAGTGCCACCAGCTGTGCTGTAAATGTTTTTGTTGCTGCAACTCCAATCTCTGGACCACAGTATGTATAAAGAACATAATCAGCCTCCCTTGAGAGGGAACTGCCAACAACATTAACAAGACCAATGGTTTTTGCTCCTTCTTCCTTTGCATCCAAAAGGGCAAATCTGGTATCTGCTGTCTCCCCAGACTGGCTTATTCCTAAAACTGCCGTTTTATCGTCTATTATTCTGTCTCTGTATCTAAATTCAGATGCATAATCTACCTCAACAGGTATTTTTGCAAACTTTTCTATCCAGAATTTGCCCACAAGGGCAGCATGGTATGACGTTCCACAGGCTATTATATAAAGTCTGTCTGTATCCTTTAGCATCTCAAAAAGTTTCTCATCCTTTGAGGAGGAAAAGCCTGTTATTGTATCTGCAACAGTCCTTGGCTGTTCGTGTATCTCTTTCTGCATAAAATGTTTGTATCCAGCCTTTTCTGCAACAGACACATCCCAGCTAACACGGAATGGTTTTTTATCTATTCTTTTTCCATCCTTTGTGTAAATCTCAACCTTATCCCTTGTTATAAGGGCAATCTCTCCATCTTCAAGGGTTATAAACTCCTTTGTGTACTCCAAAACTGCAGGAATGTCTGAAGCTATAAAGTTTTCGTCCTTACCTATTCCTATAATAAGAGGACTGCCCTTTTTTATGGCAACAATCCTATCAGGCTGATATGTTGATATAACTCCTACAGCATAAGCTCCCTCTAACTTCTTTGCCACTTTAAAAGCTGTGTCAAGGAGGTCTCCTGTATAAAGTTCCTCAAACAGGTGGGCTATAACCTCTGTGTCAGTGTCTGAACGGAATTTGTAACCTTTTTGTATAAGCTCCTGTTTCAGCTGAAGGTAGTTTTCTATTATCCCGTTGTGAACTATAGATATTGTTCCTTTCTGACTCGTGTGGGGATGGGCATTTTCCACTGTTGGCTCGCCGTGGGTCGCCCATCTCGAATGACCCACGCCTAAATGCCCTTCTATCTTTTTACCCCACAGATGTTCCTGAAGGTCTTTTATCTTACCAACCTGCTTTTCAACAATTATCCTGTTTCCTGTTTTGTCTATAACAGCAACTCCCGCTGAGTCGTAACCTCTGTATTCAAGTCTCTGGAGACCGTACAGAAGGACAGGAACAGCATTTCTTTTTCCTATATATCCTATAATACCGCACATAATTTATCCCCACAGAAAGTTTTCAACAGACTATATTATAATAAGATTTTATTATTTTCTTCTGGAGAGAAAAATGTTTTCCGAAAGTATAAAAGAAAATCTAAAGAAAGAGTTTGAAAAACTGATTGAGCCTGTGGTTCTGGTTTTTCACGGGAAAGAAGATACAGAAAGCACAAAGGCAAAAAACCTTCTGATAGAGATATCATCAATATCAGAAAAGATACAGTTTGCAGAGTCAGAAAGCCTATCATGTGAAGGATATCCCTGCATCTCTATTCAGATAAAGGAAAAGGATTACGGCATCAGATTTATGGGTATTCCTGATGGGGGAGAATTCCCTGCTTTTATACAGACTATAATGATGGTTTCAAGAAATGATTACGACCTTACAGAAAGGTCGGCTGAGTTTTTGGAAGAGTTAGACAGAACTGTAGATATAAAAATATTCATAACAAAAAGCTGTGGATGGTGCCCTCCAACAATGCTGAAGATTTTCAGTTTTGCGATGGTCAGCGACTACATAACAGCAACAGCTATTGACTGTCATGCATTTTCAGACCTTGCAGTGAAATACAATGTTTCCACAGTGCCGAAGGTTGTAATAAATGACAGAGTGGAGTTTGTAGGTTTTAAAGAGGAAAATGAGATATTAGGTCATATATTTGGGGCTGTAAGCTGATGAAAAGTATTGCAGTGCTTGGCTCAACAGGTTCCATCGGAACACAGACTTTAGATATTGTGAGAAAACATCCAGAAAAACTAAAGGTAAAACTCCTTGCAGCATCAAAACTGTCTGAAAAGCTTATGAATCAGATAGAAGAGTTCAAACCTGAGTATGTGTATATAAAAGAGTTTTCTCCTGTCAGTGGTGTTAAGGTTCTATCTGGAGAAGAAGGTCTTGAGGAACTGTCTGAGCTTGATATAGACCTTTTTATCAACGGTATTGCAGGAATAGCAGGAATAAAACCAACTTATCTACTTTTGAAAAATAACAAAAAACTCGCCACTGCAAATAAGGAAGCCATTATATGTTTAGGAGAGGTGCTGAAGGAAAAGTACTCTGATATCATTCCTATTGACAGCGAACACTCAGCTATTTTTCAGTGTCTTCAGGCTGGAAGAAAAAAAGAGGTAAAAAGGATTATACTTACAGCCTCTGGGGGACCTTTCTGGAATGTGGAAGATTTTGAAAATATAACACCAGAAGAAGCTCTAAAGCACCCAAAATGGAAAATGGGGAAAAAGGTAACTATAGACAGTGCAACGCTGATGAACAAAGGCTTAGAAATAATAGAAGCTCACTATCTGTTTGATTTGCCTTACGAGAAAATAGAAGCTGTCATACATCCCCAGAGCATCGTTCACGGTTTAGTTGAGTTTGTAGATGGAAGCATATCAGCACACCTTTCCTGCCCTGACATGAGAATACCTATCAGCTATGCTATATCTTACCCAGAAAGGTGGGAGACAGGAGCAAACAGTATAAGTCTTTTTGAAGTCAGTCCTTTAGAGTTTTTCCAGCCAGATGAGGAAAAATTTCCCCTTCTGAAGATTGCACGGGAATGCGGGAAAAAGGGGAGTTTTTATCCGATTGTCCTGACAGTTGCTGACGAGCTTGCAGTTAATATGTTCTTAAAAGGTGAGATAGGTTTCACACAGATTTCCCAGACTGTTGATACAATACTCAGCAGGGCTAAATTTAAAACACCTGAAAACTATGAAGATGTTATACATATCATAGAAGAAACAAAAAGTTTGTTTAAAGATTTATTTAAAACAGCAGGAGGTAAAATTGCTTAGCTTAATAGCTTTTCTGATTATGATAGGAGTTCTTATAACCATACACGAGTTTGGGCATTTTATATTTGCCCGTATGTTTGGTGTCAGGGTTGAGGTTTTTTCTATAGGTTTTGGCCCTCCAATACTCCGGTGGAAAGGTAAAGAAACCATTTACCAGATTGCAGCTGTCCCTTTAGGTGGATACGTGAAGATGTATGGAGAAGATTCTATGACTGAGCCTATTCAGGGAGAGAGTGAAAAGGAAGCATACACTGACCCCCGCTCATTTGCAGCAAAACCAAGATGGCAGAAAATACTGATAGCATTTGCGGGACCCCTTTTTAACATAATACTTGCCGTTATTTTAGTTGCAGCAGCTTACATGGTTGGAGTTTTTGAGCCTAAATATATGAAAGAACCTGTAGTGGTAGGATACATTCAGAAAGGCTCTATAGCAGAAAGGGCAGGAATAAAACCCTTTGACAGAATTGTTGCCGTTGACGGTAAACCTGTAAAAAACTGGAAGCAGTTTACTGTTGAGATAACAATGAAAGCAGGAATGACCGTAAATGTGGAAATTGAAAGAGGCAGAAAAAAAGAGCTTCTAACACTGAATATACCACCAGACATAACCAAAAAGTCTATAGGTATATCTCCCCTTGTTCCTCCAAAGTTAGGCAAGATTATGCCGGGCTCCCCTGCAGAAAAAGCTGGCCTGAAGGAGGGAGACACAGTAGTTGCAATAAACGGCAAGCCTGTCAGAAGCTGGTTTGAGATTGTAGAAGTTCTGTCAAAAATAAAGGAAAGTAAATCTGTCAATCTGTTGATTAAAAGAGACGGAAAAGTATTTACAGTTAATGTAGTCCCAGAATACAACAAAGAGCTGAAAAAATATGTGATAGGTATATCCCCTGCTTATGATACTGAGATAAAGAGATACGGATTTTTAGAAGCTTTCGAAAAAAGCGTGCAGAAAAACTGGGAGATGAGCGTTCTGCTGTATAACTTTTTGAAGGACATTGTTACAGGTCAGATGTCACTGCAGGAGGTAAAAAACAACTTGGGAGGACCTATATCTATCGCAAAATACTCAGGGGGAGCTTTAGAAAGCGGATTAGGAAACTATCTGTTTTTCACAGGGTTTATCTCTCTTCAATTAGGGTATTTAAACCTTCTCCCTATACCTGTTTTAGACGGGGGACTGATACTGATACTTCTGATTGAGATGATTATCAGAAGACCCTTGCCAGAGAAGGCAAAAGAGTATCTTGCATATTTAGGATTTGCTCTGATAGGAACACTTATGATTTTTGCCATATTCAATGATATACTGAGAGTGTTACAATAGAAAATATAAAAAATATATTTTTACAGGAGAAAAATATGGCAACAAGGGTTGGGATTATACTGCTCAGCGGAACATTAGACAAAGCCATGCCAGCTTTTATGCTTGGAACAACTGCAGCTGCTATGGGAATGGAGGTTGGTATATTTTTCAGTTTTTACGGTCTTACTGTTATCCATAAAGAAAAGATAAAAAATCTAAAAGTCTCACCTATAGGAAACCCTGCAATGCCTATGCCTGTCCCTGTTCCCCAGATACTTACAGTTATGCCGGGGATGATGGATTTTGCAACAAATATGATGAAAAAGATGATGAAACAGCACAAGATACCATCTGTTGAAGAGCTTGTTCAACAGGCTTTAGACCTTGAAGTAAAGCTTTATCCATGTCAGACAGCAATGCAGCTGTTTGGCTTTAAGAAAGAAGACCTGATTGATGGTGTTGAAGAGCCTGTGGGAGCTGCGACATTCCTAAACTTTGTTAATCAGGCAGAAAAGCCTATAGTGATGAATTTTTAAAAATAGTCCTTCAAAGCTATAGAGATAATTATCAGAAATCCACCACAAGCAGTAAGCCACATACCATTTGTGGCATTCCTCGAGATCTGTTTCACAACAGCAGCATTAATATCTATACCGTTTACAGACCTTATCTGATAGACAGGGAAGGTTCTGTCATCAAGTTTCAGCATAACTTTGCCGTCTTTTTTGAAAAACAGTAACTTTTTTGAAAAAAATCTCTCACCTGTATAGGTTTCTATCTTATACTCTTTAAAGCCTTTTATCACGTCTGAGTAAAGCTCTATCTCATCTCTGTTAAGAAAATAAAAACCAACTGCAGAAGACAAAACTCCAGTTAAAAGCATAAAGTAAATGATAAATGACTGTATTACTCTTCTCATTTTTTCAGGAAATTTACTAATTTTGAGGAAGAAGTAAGGTCATAGAGCAGTCTGTTTTTTTCCGAATAATGGGCAATGATAGACACAATAATCAGGAATATCATAACTCCACCTGAAGCACCAAGAATCTTGTCCCAGAAAGAAAATCTCTTTTTTTTCAAAAAAATTTTTCTTAAAAAGTGATACACCACAAAGGAAACGCTGAACGCAGTGATAAGGATTAGAGAAAAGGAAAAAAACTGAATAACAAAAGGAGAACCTTTAAAGTAGTGGGATAAAAAATCAGAAAAAATATCTGTGTATTTAAATGACAGGAATATACCTATTCCTATGCCTGCTGATTTCACAAAAAGTTCAACAAAACCCCTGTAAGCACCAACAAGAACAAGATAAAGGAATAAAACACCAAAGATAACATCTATCATCTTCAGGACAGTTTTTTCTTGACTATGCTGCTTACCGTACTACCGTCAGCCCTTCCCTTTACCTTTTCCATAACAGCTTTCATAACCTTTCCCATATCTTTCATGGAGGAGGCTCCAGTCTCCTGAATAACCTCTTCAACGATTTTCTCTATCTCCTCCTCAGATAAGGGCTGGGGCAAAAATTCCTGAACAATCTGAAGCTCTTTTTCTTCTTTCTGGGCAAGGTCTTCTCTTCCTGCTTCTCTATACTGCTTTATAGACTCTTTTCTCTGTTTTGCGTATCTCTGCAGAACCTGAATTATTTCCTCATCTGTCAGCTCTCTTTTTTTATCTATCTGAACCTTTTTTATCTCGGATATAAGCATACGGATAAC
Proteins encoded in this window:
- a CDS encoding nucleotide sugar dehydrogenase; its protein translation is MKIAVAGAGYVGLSNAILLAQHNEVVIKDIDENKVKLINQKKSPIIDKDIEDYLANKPLNLRATLDPKQAYENADFVIIATPTDYDPVTNYFNTKSVEAVISEVLEINPNTTIVIKSTIPIGYTESVKQRFGVKNIIFSPEFLREGKALHDNLYPSKIVVGDKSEKAKLFAKLLLQGAKKKDIPVLFTSSIEAEPIKLFANTCLAMRVAFFNELDTFAETHGLNTKEIIEGVCLDPRIGMHYNNPSFGYGGYCLPKDTKQLLANYQEKNIPTYLIKATIESNLARKYYIAEQILKRNPKLVGIYRLSMKAGSDNHRSAAIIDIIEHLKARNTNIIIYEPLIKEDKFMDLPVEKDINIFKQKVDLIIVNRFSSELEDMKEKVYTRDIFGEN
- a CDS encoding Uma2 family endonuclease, whose translation is MAVAQKSLEKKKKGRKKIPDYLVYEILDNKKIYYRDYKKVLSGELPPEAIMGSSDLHVWIIDLILQVLYKNLNLNKFKVLVGEVGYFYTPSRSKKWLNLDIAIISREKLKKPQGTYLKIPPEVVIEVDTKADLSEIGEEYYIA
- a CDS encoding nucleotide sugar dehydrogenase → MDYKIAVIGLGYVGLPLAVLLDKKHDVIGFDINSERIKELKEGYDRTREVEPQELKNCSVEFTDNPEKISQAKVIIITVPTPIDKHNIPDLRPIKSATRTVGRYMQKGSIVVYESTVYPGLTEEECVPILEQESGLKWKKDFNVGYSPERVNPGDKQHTIDKIVKVVAGDTPEITEFLAQLYGSVITAGVHKAPDIKTAEAAKVIENTQRDLNIALMNELSVIFNKMGIDTKAVLEAASTKWNFLRFEPGLVGGHCIGVDPYYLTFKAQAIGHHPEVILAGRRINDYMGKFVAENTVKNLIKAGKAVKGSKVLILGLTFKENISDIRNTKVIDVYNELKEYGINVYIYDPYAYPEEVKEEYGIELLDNLEKHKPYDAVVVAVKHRPFIEEIDFKKYKELMNNGDKPVLIDIKGLYSREKALKEGFLYWRL
- a CDS encoding DUF2281 domain-containing protein — encoded protein: MMQTINLNELPEEARRELLDFYEFLLQKYKKRKRIDEIVPKRVKAFQPMKREEIYESINR
- a CDS encoding nucleotidyltransferase domain-containing protein — translated: MKKRNIKNVRLSEYEIRIIKETAKEIFGKNTRVYIFGSKADLTKRGGDIDIFVIPEVKNNLFEKKLKFLVKLKTKIGEQKIDVIIKGLDKGNILNIAKKTGVLI
- a CDS encoding nucleotidyltransferase substrate binding protein, with the translated sequence MEPHILRYKSYYKEVNKHLERLEKAFKKLRNFGYLPLDKESVKTILENDDLVPILDQIIYRYSKLQETLGKLIRAYLYLKGENVENMPIIDVINMASKYGIALDKEKWFELRELRNILIHEYEDELFKIANTLNKIFKKMDLIKEVIKQLRIDTYLL
- the rfbF gene encoding glucose-1-phosphate cytidylyltransferase — encoded protein: MKVVILAGGFGTRLSEETDIKPKPMVEIGGKPILWHIMKIYSTYGFNDFIICLGYKGYVIKEYFANYFLHMSDVTIDLKDNQIEVHNVKAEPWKVTLVDTGLNTMTGGRIKRVKDYVGNKTFMLTYGDGVGDINIKELLEFHKKHGKYATLTAVQPSGRFGALDLESNQVKAFKEKPKGDGAWINGGFFVLEPQIFDYIKSDETIWERDPLENLAKDGQLVAYKHTGFWKPMDTLRDKRELEALWQSGNPPWKVWED
- a CDS encoding NAD-dependent epimerase/dehydratase family protein — encoded protein: MKTILITGATGFLGSHLTEKFLNDGHKVIILKRSFSNIWRIKHIIKNLYFYDIDKISLEKVFEENKIDVVVHTATLYGRKKEKISEIAEANFIFPLKILELAIENNIRFFINTDTSLPKYLNYYSLSKNQFKEWLDFLSKNITAINVRLEHFFGEKDDSTKFITWLINQLLNNVKEMKLTAGEQKRDFIYIEDVKDFYSILINSLDKFDTGFHEYELGTGKAVKIKDIVLNLKKLTGNTQTYLNFGALPYRKNEIMFSQADISKIIKDFNWKPKYSLEEGLKRTIEWYRRNLNERTF